In the genome of Quercus robur chromosome 3, dhQueRobu3.1, whole genome shotgun sequence, one region contains:
- the LOC126719805 gene encoding uncharacterized protein LOC126719805, whose translation MREKETLKTYSDRYWEMYNEMDSNFEDGAISTFKSGLPTEHGLRKSLTGKPVTNLHQLMDRIDKYKRVEEDQQMDKGKDKVIPQERRDFRSDQYNNSRPRRDFGGQLGPTNTQTVNAVFREPMHQVLEKIKNEPFFKWPNKMAGNPLRQNQNLYCQYHQDQGHTTEDCRNFWDHLDQLVQEGKLKHLLHHTSSRRGQTSSEPIRDDSSRPPLGTINVIFAAPGRTGSCPSRVMSVARLPAKR comes from the coding sequence atgagagagaaagagacccTGAAAAcatactcggacagatattgggagatgtacaaTGAGATGGACAGTAACTTTGAAGACGGcgccatcagcaccttcaagagCGGCCTCCcgaccgagcatggcttaaggaagtCCCTAACGGGAAAACCTGTCACCAATTTGCACCAACTCATGGACCGTATTGACAAGTATAAGAGGGTCGAGGAAGACCAGCAAATGGATAAAGGAAAGGataaggttatccctcaggaaAGAAGGGATTTTAGGTCGGACCAATACAATAATAGCCGGCCACGGAGAGATTTCGGTGGTCAGTTAGGACCTACCAACACTCAGACGGTCAATGCAGTGTTCCGAGAACCGATGCACCAGGTTCTGGAGAAGATTAAGAACGAAccgttcttcaaatggccaaacaagatggctgGGAACCCCTTGAGACAAAACCAAAACCTTTATTGCCAGTACCATCAGGACCAAGGGCACACTACAGAGGATTGTAGGAATTTTTGGGACCATTTGGACCAGCTAGTCCAAGAAGGGAAGCTGAAACATCTGTTGCATCACACCAGTAGCCGAAGGGGCCAAACAAGTTCGGAACCCATAAGGGATGATTCTTCAAGACCGCCCTTGGGAACTATCAATGTTATCTTCGCTGCTCCCGGCAGGACCGGTTCTTGCCCTTCCAGAGTAATGTCCGTAGCTCGACTTCCCGCCAAGAGATGA